A single Antechinus flavipes isolate AdamAnt ecotype Samford, QLD, Australia chromosome 5, AdamAnt_v2, whole genome shotgun sequence DNA region contains:
- the REPIN1 gene encoding replication initiator 1 isoform X1 encodes MGLAAVRLGLLLGGEAAPVSPYMDGRRAYKHTDREASLHSGKDRRYLSSGRSRFIRKRGWKENRLFLHSRGSFGEEPCGSGGQLPSGGGRVFRNTTAGLDHRRKRPSAMGPTRPRLFSGSFHESLQGSDQDPRRIKLEGNVAASHGGLFQGGAYRCARCGRHFPGWAALRHHTRRHHGRPPLPCPECGRRFHHAPFLALHRLAHSAATSIPPATGFLCQVCGQSFRSWAALALHGQVHASSARAVACPKCEKHFSRASQLRAHLRQNHPPAPPPRRFICSGCGQSFAQWAELVAHKQIHVAEAQASEKALAPRPRGRPALTAAQPGGDAADRPFQCAWCGKCFRHKPNLIAHRRVHTGERPHQCPECGKRFTNKPYLTSHRRIHTGEKPYPCTECGRRFRHKPNLLSHGKIHRRPQGSVEATSSQGSFQIPSQLLETQQDQVTDPQQDQIVDPQQIQAMNLQQEQPIESQQDQSTDLHQGQMDSQQDQVLDPQQDQGMNFQQDQEVDPAVPYNYDECGRTFRNRKSLRGQQQLHPGERPFICSECGKNFSKKTHLVAHIRIHSGERPFACLECGRRFSQGSHLAAHRRDHAPERPFICPDCGKSFRHKPYLAAHRRIHTGERPYACPDCGKAFSQKSNLVSHRRIHTGERPYACPDCERRFSQKSNLITHRKSHGREGPFICATCGESFSHEQKLLTHQKKHVA; translated from the exons ATGGGCCTGGCGGCGGTGAGGCTGGGCCTGTTGCTGGGCGGGGAAGCGGCCCCAGTTTCCCCGTACATGGATGGGAGACGTGCATACAAGCACACGGACCGGGAG GCATCCCTACATTCTGGAAAGGATCGGAGATACCTTTCTTCAGGGAGAAGTAGGTTCATTCGGAAACGAGGCTGGAAGGAGAATCGTCTATTCCTGCATTCCAGGG GATCTTTTGGGGAGGAGCCATGTGGCAGTGGGGGGCAGCTCCCTTCTGGTGGGGGCAGGGTGTTCCGGAACACTACAG CAGGGCTGGATCATCGCCGCAAGAGACCCTCTGCTATGGGTCCAACTCGGCCTCGGCTTTTCTCTGGATCTTTTCACGAGTCACTCCAAGGGTCAGACCAGGATCCCCGTAGGATTAAATTAGAAGGGAATGTGGCAGCTAGTCATGGAGGCCTATTCCAGGGTGGTGCCTACCGCTGTGCCCGCTGTGGGAGACATTTCCCTGGCTGGGCAGCCTTGCGACATCATACTCGTCGGCATCATGGCCGTCCACCCTTGCCTTGCCCTGAGTGTGGCCGTCGATTTCACCATGCTCCTTTCTTGGCCTTACACCGCCTGGCTCACTCTGCTGCCACATCCATACCTCCTGCTACGGGTTTCCTCTGCCAAGTCTGTGGGCAGAGTTTCAGGAGCTGGGCAGCCCTTGCACTTCATGGCCAGGTTCATGCCTCATCTGCCCGGGCAGTCGCCTGCCCCAAGTGTGAGAAACACTTCAGCCGAGCCTCCCAGCTGCGCGCACACCTGCGACAGAACCACCCACCTGCTCCACCACCCCGCCGATTCATCTGCAGTGGCTGTGGTCAGAGTTTTGCACAGTGGGCTGAGCTAGTTGCCCACAAGCAGATACATGTAGCTGAAGCACAAGCATCAGAAAAAGCCCTTGCACCGCGGCCCCGAGGCCGCCCAGCACTTACTGCTGCTCAGCCAGGAGGTGATGCTGCTGACCGACCTTTCCAGTGTGCCTGGTGTGGCAAATGTTTCCGTCACAAGCCTAATCTGATTGCTCACCGTCGTGTGCATACTGGTGAACGTCCCCACCAGTGCCCTGAGTGTGGAAAACGTTTCACTAATAAGCCCTACTTAACTTCCCACCGGCGAATTCATACCGGTGAGAAGCCTTACCCATGCACTGAATGTGGGCGCCGCTTCCGGCACAAACCCAACCTTTTGTCTCATGGCAAAATTCACCGGCGCCCTCAGGGTTCTGTGGAGGCCACCAGTAGTCAAGGGAGTTTCCAGATTCCATCTCAACTTTTGGAGACTCAACAAGATCAAGTCACAGATCCTCAACAGGACCAGATTGTAGATCCTCAGCAAATCCAGGCCATGAATCTTCAGCAGGAACAGCCCATAGAATCCCAACAGGATCAGTCCACAGACCTTCATCAAGGCCAAATGGACTCCCAGCAGGACCAGGTCTTGGATCCCCAGCAGGACCAGGGAATGAACTTTCAGCAGGACCAGGAAGTGGATCCTGCTGTCCCCTATAACTATGATGAGTGTGGACGCACATTTCGGAACCGAAAGTCTTTGCGTGGTCAACAGCAACTACATCCTGGGGAACGTCCTTTCATatgtagtgaatgtggaaaaAACTTTAGTAAGAAAACCCATTTGGTGGCCCACATCCGTATCCACTCAGGTGAACGGCCCTTTGCCTGCCTAGAATGTGGGCGTCGTTTCTCACAAGGAAGTCACCTGGCAGCTCACCGTCGTGATCACGCCCCAGAGCGGCCCTTCATTTGCCCCGACTGTGGCAAGTCTTTTAGGCACAAGCCCTACTTGGCAGCCCATCGCCGCATCCACACAGGTGAGAGGCCCTATGCCTGTCCTGACTGTGGCAAGGCCTTCAGCCAGAAATCCAACCTTGTGTCCCACCGGCGCATCCATACAGGTGAGCGACCTTATGCTTGCCCTGATTGTGAGAGGCGCTTCAGTCAGAAATCTAACCTGATCACACACCGCAAGAGCCATGGTCGAGAAGGGCCATTCATCTGTGCCACCTGTGGTGAGAGCTTCAGTCATGAGCAAAAGCTCCTGACTCATCAGAAGAAGCATGTGGCCTGA
- the REPIN1 gene encoding replication initiator 1 isoform X2: protein MGLAAVRLGLLLGGEAAPVSPYMDGRRAYKHTDREASLHSGKDRRYLSSGRSRFIRKRGWKENRLFLHSRGSFGEEPCGSGGQLPSGGGRVFRNTTGLDHRRKRPSAMGPTRPRLFSGSFHESLQGSDQDPRRIKLEGNVAASHGGLFQGGAYRCARCGRHFPGWAALRHHTRRHHGRPPLPCPECGRRFHHAPFLALHRLAHSAATSIPPATGFLCQVCGQSFRSWAALALHGQVHASSARAVACPKCEKHFSRASQLRAHLRQNHPPAPPPRRFICSGCGQSFAQWAELVAHKQIHVAEAQASEKALAPRPRGRPALTAAQPGGDAADRPFQCAWCGKCFRHKPNLIAHRRVHTGERPHQCPECGKRFTNKPYLTSHRRIHTGEKPYPCTECGRRFRHKPNLLSHGKIHRRPQGSVEATSSQGSFQIPSQLLETQQDQVTDPQQDQIVDPQQIQAMNLQQEQPIESQQDQSTDLHQGQMDSQQDQVLDPQQDQGMNFQQDQEVDPAVPYNYDECGRTFRNRKSLRGQQQLHPGERPFICSECGKNFSKKTHLVAHIRIHSGERPFACLECGRRFSQGSHLAAHRRDHAPERPFICPDCGKSFRHKPYLAAHRRIHTGERPYACPDCGKAFSQKSNLVSHRRIHTGERPYACPDCERRFSQKSNLITHRKSHGREGPFICATCGESFSHEQKLLTHQKKHVA, encoded by the exons ATGGGCCTGGCGGCGGTGAGGCTGGGCCTGTTGCTGGGCGGGGAAGCGGCCCCAGTTTCCCCGTACATGGATGGGAGACGTGCATACAAGCACACGGACCGGGAG GCATCCCTACATTCTGGAAAGGATCGGAGATACCTTTCTTCAGGGAGAAGTAGGTTCATTCGGAAACGAGGCTGGAAGGAGAATCGTCTATTCCTGCATTCCAGGG GATCTTTTGGGGAGGAGCCATGTGGCAGTGGGGGGCAGCTCCCTTCTGGTGGGGGCAGGGTGTTCCGGAACACTACAG GGCTGGATCATCGCCGCAAGAGACCCTCTGCTATGGGTCCAACTCGGCCTCGGCTTTTCTCTGGATCTTTTCACGAGTCACTCCAAGGGTCAGACCAGGATCCCCGTAGGATTAAATTAGAAGGGAATGTGGCAGCTAGTCATGGAGGCCTATTCCAGGGTGGTGCCTACCGCTGTGCCCGCTGTGGGAGACATTTCCCTGGCTGGGCAGCCTTGCGACATCATACTCGTCGGCATCATGGCCGTCCACCCTTGCCTTGCCCTGAGTGTGGCCGTCGATTTCACCATGCTCCTTTCTTGGCCTTACACCGCCTGGCTCACTCTGCTGCCACATCCATACCTCCTGCTACGGGTTTCCTCTGCCAAGTCTGTGGGCAGAGTTTCAGGAGCTGGGCAGCCCTTGCACTTCATGGCCAGGTTCATGCCTCATCTGCCCGGGCAGTCGCCTGCCCCAAGTGTGAGAAACACTTCAGCCGAGCCTCCCAGCTGCGCGCACACCTGCGACAGAACCACCCACCTGCTCCACCACCCCGCCGATTCATCTGCAGTGGCTGTGGTCAGAGTTTTGCACAGTGGGCTGAGCTAGTTGCCCACAAGCAGATACATGTAGCTGAAGCACAAGCATCAGAAAAAGCCCTTGCACCGCGGCCCCGAGGCCGCCCAGCACTTACTGCTGCTCAGCCAGGAGGTGATGCTGCTGACCGACCTTTCCAGTGTGCCTGGTGTGGCAAATGTTTCCGTCACAAGCCTAATCTGATTGCTCACCGTCGTGTGCATACTGGTGAACGTCCCCACCAGTGCCCTGAGTGTGGAAAACGTTTCACTAATAAGCCCTACTTAACTTCCCACCGGCGAATTCATACCGGTGAGAAGCCTTACCCATGCACTGAATGTGGGCGCCGCTTCCGGCACAAACCCAACCTTTTGTCTCATGGCAAAATTCACCGGCGCCCTCAGGGTTCTGTGGAGGCCACCAGTAGTCAAGGGAGTTTCCAGATTCCATCTCAACTTTTGGAGACTCAACAAGATCAAGTCACAGATCCTCAACAGGACCAGATTGTAGATCCTCAGCAAATCCAGGCCATGAATCTTCAGCAGGAACAGCCCATAGAATCCCAACAGGATCAGTCCACAGACCTTCATCAAGGCCAAATGGACTCCCAGCAGGACCAGGTCTTGGATCCCCAGCAGGACCAGGGAATGAACTTTCAGCAGGACCAGGAAGTGGATCCTGCTGTCCCCTATAACTATGATGAGTGTGGACGCACATTTCGGAACCGAAAGTCTTTGCGTGGTCAACAGCAACTACATCCTGGGGAACGTCCTTTCATatgtagtgaatgtggaaaaAACTTTAGTAAGAAAACCCATTTGGTGGCCCACATCCGTATCCACTCAGGTGAACGGCCCTTTGCCTGCCTAGAATGTGGGCGTCGTTTCTCACAAGGAAGTCACCTGGCAGCTCACCGTCGTGATCACGCCCCAGAGCGGCCCTTCATTTGCCCCGACTGTGGCAAGTCTTTTAGGCACAAGCCCTACTTGGCAGCCCATCGCCGCATCCACACAGGTGAGAGGCCCTATGCCTGTCCTGACTGTGGCAAGGCCTTCAGCCAGAAATCCAACCTTGTGTCCCACCGGCGCATCCATACAGGTGAGCGACCTTATGCTTGCCCTGATTGTGAGAGGCGCTTCAGTCAGAAATCTAACCTGATCACACACCGCAAGAGCCATGGTCGAGAAGGGCCATTCATCTGTGCCACCTGTGGTGAGAGCTTCAGTCATGAGCAAAAGCTCCTGACTCATCAGAAGAAGCATGTGGCCTGA